From Danio rerio strain Tuebingen ecotype United States chromosome 7, GRCz12tu, whole genome shotgun sequence, the proteins below share one genomic window:
- the trpm1a gene encoding transient receptor potential cation channel subfamily M member 1a isoform 2 (isoform 2 is encoded by transcript variant 2; The RefSeq protein has 1 frameshift compared to this genomic sequence): MPTDSYGIIEFQGGGHINKAMYIRVSYDTKPDNLLHLMVKDWQLELPTLLISVHGGLQNFDLQPKLKQVFGKGLIKAAVTTGAWIFTGGVSTGVIRHVGDALKDHSSKSRGKVCAIGIAPWGIVENKEDLIGRDVTRPYQTMSNPLSKLSVLNNSHSHFILADNGTHGKYGAEVRLRRQLEKHISLQKINTRLGQGVPLVCLILEGGPNVISIVLESLREDPPVPVVVCDGSGRASDIISFAHKYSEQDGLVNDSVRDQLLVTIQKTFNYNRNQAQQIYLMVMECMKKRELVSKKKE; encoded by the exons ATGCCCACTGATTCATATGGCATCATTGAGTTCCAGGGAGGAGGTCATATCAACAAGGCCATG TATATCCGTGTGTCCTACGATACGAAACCGGATAACCTTCTGCATTTGATGGTAAAGGACTGGCAACTAGAGCTGCCCACCCTGCTGATCTCTGTGCATGGCGGGCTGCAAAACTTTGACCTGCAGCCCAAACTCAAGCAAGTGTTCGGAAAGGGTCTGATAAAAGCAGCAGTCACCACTGGGGCCTGGATTTTCACCGGGGGAGTTAGTACAG GAGTGATTCGTCATGTAGGAGACGCATTAAAGGACCACTCCTCCAAGTCTCGTGGGAAGGTGTGCGCCATCGGAATTGCACCATGGGGTATCGTGGAAAATAAAGAGGATTTGATCGGACGAGAT GTGACACGACCCTACCAAACCATGTCCAATCCCCTCAGCAAACTTTCCGTGCTTAACAACAGCCATTCTCACTTCATTCTGGCTGACAACGGCACTCATGGAAAGTATGGCGCTGAGGTGCGTCTGCGCAGGCAGCTGGAGAAACACATCTCTCTGCAGAAGATTAACACAC GTCTGGGTCAGGGGGTCCCTTTGGTGTGTCTGATTCTCGAAGGCGGGCCGAATGTAATCTCCATTGTGCTGGAGAGTCTGCGAGAGGATCCTCCTGTGCCTGTGGTGGTGTGTGACGGCAGTGGGCGAGCATCAGATATCATTTCATTCGCTCACAAATACTCAGAGCAGGATGG GTTGGTTAATGACAGTGTTAGAGACCAGCTTCTAGTCACCATACAGAAGACGTTTAACTATAACCGTAATCAAGCACAGCAGATTTATCTCATGGTGATGGAGTGCATGAAGAAAAGAGAGCTGGtaagtaaaaaa gaataa
- the trpm1a gene encoding transient receptor potential cation channel subfamily M member 1a isoform X5: MPTDSYGIIEFQGGGHINKAMYIRVSYDTKPDNLLHLMVKDWQLELPTLLISVHGGLQNFDLQPKLKQVFGKGLIKAAVTTGAWIFTGGVSTGVIRHVGDALKDHSSKSRGKVCAIGIAPWGIVENKEDLIGRDVTRPYQTMSNPLSKLSVLNNSHSHFILADNGTHGKYGAEVRLRRQLEKHISLQKINTRLGQGVPLVCLILEGGPNVISIVLESLREDPPVPVVVCDGSGRASDIISFAHKYSEQDGLVNDSVRDQLLVTIQKTFNYNRNQAQQIYLMVMECMKKRELVSKKKNNTIGKICSIFLPYFTFLCAAYL; the protein is encoded by the exons ATGCCCACTGATTCATATGGCATCATTGAGTTCCAGGGAGGAGGTCATATCAACAAGGCCATG TATATCCGTGTGTCCTACGATACGAAACCGGATAACCTTCTGCATTTGATGGTAAAGGACTGGCAACTAGAGCTGCCCACCCTGCTGATCTCTGTGCATGGCGGGCTGCAAAACTTTGACCTGCAGCCCAAACTCAAGCAAGTGTTCGGAAAGGGTCTGATAAAAGCAGCAGTCACCACTGGGGCCTGGATTTTCACCGGGGGAGTTAGTACAG GAGTGATTCGTCATGTAGGAGACGCATTAAAGGACCACTCCTCCAAGTCTCGTGGGAAGGTGTGCGCCATCGGAATTGCACCATGGGGTATCGTGGAAAATAAAGAGGATTTGATCGGACGAGAT GTGACACGACCCTACCAAACCATGTCCAATCCCCTCAGCAAACTTTCCGTGCTTAACAACAGCCATTCTCACTTCATTCTGGCTGACAACGGCACTCATGGAAAGTATGGCGCTGAGGTGCGTCTGCGCAGGCAGCTGGAGAAACACATCTCTCTGCAGAAGATTAACACAC GTCTGGGTCAGGGGGTCCCTTTGGTGTGTCTGATTCTCGAAGGCGGGCCGAATGTAATCTCCATTGTGCTGGAGAGTCTGCGAGAGGATCCTCCTGTGCCTGTGGTGGTGTGTGACGGCAGTGGGCGAGCATCAGATATCATTTCATTCGCTCACAAATACTCAGAGCAGGATGG GTTGGTTAATGACAGTGTTAGAGACCAGCTTCTAGTCACCATACAGAAGACGTTTAACTATAACCGTAATCAAGCACAGCAGATTTATCTCATGGTGATGGAGTGCATGAAGAAAAGAGAGCTGGtaagtaaaaaaaagaataacacaATAGGAAAGATATGTTCCATATTTTTAccctattttacttttttatgtgctgcatatTTATGA